From a region of the Triticum aestivum cultivar Chinese Spring chromosome 7D, IWGSC CS RefSeq v2.1, whole genome shotgun sequence genome:
- the LOC123167446 gene encoding B3 domain-containing protein IDEF1 — translation MGGDGRPSDGGGGGGGAGHPHQFQYQALLAAVHTQNPNHSHNLPFPLPPLNGPGPDASTHNAARQPPTPRGFADWSASTSAFTSLAVQSTPSTATANAYHYSLSPCYAFWTHYMLNKNAYSYYPAPNQEHTHPFSLDNNQAKDPGSIPSFGIESFNTTSLAPNMSAHMPPMEGPLPTKEPEAPEDMPARVATIKDEMDARNGVELKCETVDALPELKQGHESCASKFNSGEYQVILRKELTKSDVANVGRIVLPKKDAEASLPPLCERDPVILQMDDMVLPITWKFKYRFWPNNKSRMYILDSTSEFVKTHGLQAGDALIIYKNPVPGKYIVRGEKAIQQTN, via the exons ATGGGAGGCGACGGCAGGcccagcgacggcggcggcggcggcggcggcgccggccaccCGCACCAGTTCCAGTACCAAGCCCTCCTCGCCGCCGTGCACACGCAGAACCCCAACCACAGCCACAACCTCCCCTTTCCCCTTCCTCCCCTCAATG GACCTGGACCTGATGCATCTACACACAATGCTGCTCGCCAGCCTCCGACGCCAAGGGGGTTTGCTGATTGGAGTGCGTCCACCAGCGCCTTCACGTCCCTTGCTGTGCAGAGCACTCCTTCCACAGCTACTGCCAATGCATACCATTACAGCCTATCTCCTTGCTATGCTTTCTGGACCCATTACATGCTTAACAAGAATGCATATAGCTACTATCCTGCACCTAATCAGGAGCACACCCACCCTTTCAGCCTTGATAACAACCAGGCTAAAGATCCAG GTTCTATACCCAGCTTTGGGATTGAGTCATTTAATACAACATCCCTGGCACCAAACATGTCTGCTCATATGCCTCCCATGGAAGGACCCCTACCTACAAAGGAACCTGAGGCTCCAGAG GACATGCCTGCTAGAGTAGCTACAATTAAGGATGAAATGGATGCCAGAAATGGTGTTGAACTTAAATGTGAAACAGTTGACGCTCTTCCAGAGTTGAAGCAAGGTCATGAAAGTTGTGCCAGT AAATTCAACTCTGGAGAATACCAAGTTATTTTGCGCAAGGAATTGACAAAGAGTGATGTTGCAAATGTAGGAAGAATTGTGTTACCCAAG AAGGATGCAGAAGCTAGTCTTCCACCATTGTGTGAAAGGGATCCTGTGATACTGCAGATGGATGACATGGTGCTCCCGATTACGTGGAAATTTAAGTACAG GTTCTGGCCAAACAACAAAAGCAGAATGTACATCCTGGATTCTACAA GTGAATTTGTGAAGACACATGGTCTTCAGGCAGGGGACGCACTCATTATCTACAAAAATCCTGTGCCTGGCAAATAT ATTGTCCGAGGGGAGAAGGCCATTCAGCAGACAAATTAG